In the genome of Telluria mixta, the window GACCAAGACCGCAGCCACCAAGGCCGCAGCGCCTGCCGCCAAAAGCGAGTCCAAGCCGGCAGTGAAGAAAGCCGCCGCCAAGCCGGCCGCCAAGGCTGAAGCGAAGCCGGAAGCCGCTGCTGCTGCGAAGAAGCCGGCCGCCAAGAAGACCGCAAGCAAGACCGCAGCCAAGGCTGAAGCCAAGCCGGAAGCCAAGGCCGAGTCGAAAGCTGAAACCAAGGCCGACACCAAGGCCGAGACGAAAGCCGAAGCCAAGACCGACAGCAAGGACAGCGGCGCAGCTGCAGCCCCGGCACCGGCCGCCAAGTCGGTGATCGCACCGGCAGCATGGCCGTTCCCGACCAGCAGCCGTCCGTAAGCCATTCCTGCCTGGTTCAGGCAAAATACCGCTGTGTGAGCTTTCACACAGCGGTTTTTTTTTCAAGGAGTCCTCGTGCTGCCCATTCTTAAATTGATCGTCGATACCGCGGCCGGTGTGCTGGGTGGCGTCTTGCTGCTGCGTTTCTGGATGCAGGTGACCCGCGTGCGTCCGCCGGCTTCCATCGCGCAATTTACGTTCACGTTGTCCGACTGGCTCGTGCGCCCGCTGCGCCGAATCGTGCCGGGCGCGGGCGGTTACGACTGGGCCAGCCTGCTGGGCGCGTTTCTCGTGGTGCTGGTGGCGTCTTCGATCCTGCTGCTGGCCGGGACGAGCGGCCAGGCCGTCGTGCTGATCGCCGTGGTCCGCCTGCTCGACTGGATCCTGTACGGTTTCATGGGCCTGTTGATCATCGAGGTGATCTTCAGCTGGGTCAATCCGCATGCGCCGCTGGCGCCGTTCGTCCACGCGCTCAACGACCCGCTGTTGCGCCCGCTGCGCCGCGTGATCCCGCCGGTCGGTGGCCTCGATCTGTCGGTGCTGGTGGCTTTCATCCTGATCCAGATCGCGCAGTATCTGCTGCGTCAGGTGTTCTACATCTGACCCTGGCCACTGCCGATAAAAAAGCGCGCCGGTCCCGCGAGGGACGGCGCGCTTTTTCTTTTGCCTCGAGCGTTAGAAGCGGTAGCCGAAGGCTGCTTCGAATTTATCCGCGATCTCCGAAGGCGTGAAGCTGTGGTTCTGGCCGCCCTGGTGGGCGATCTTGATGGCGCCCAGCAGGCTGGCCAGGCGGCCCGTCGTGGGCCAGTCGAGGTCATTGGCGATGCCGAACAGCAGGCCGGCGCGGTAGGCATCGCCGCAGCCCGTCGGATCGACCACGCTGGCCGCCGGCACGGCCGGGATCTTGTGGTGCTCGCCGCCGGCATAGATGTCCGAACCGTGCTCGCCGCGGGTGACGATGAGCGCGTCCAGGCGCGCCGCGATGTCCTGCAGCGGCAGGCCCGTGCGGTCCATCACCATCTCGAATTCGTAGTCGTTGCAGGCGAGGTAGCTGGCCTGGCCGATGAAGGCCAGCAGTTCGTCGCCGTTGAACATCGGCAGCTGCTGGCCCGGGTCGAAGATGAACGGCACGCCCCGTTCCGCGCAGTCGCGCGCGTGCTTGATCATGCCGTCGCGGCCGTCCGGCGCGACGATCGCCACGCGCAGCGGCAGGTAGTCGGCCAGGCTGTTCTCGTGCGAGAACTGCATCGCGCCCGGGTGGAACGCGTTGATCTGGTTGCCGTCCAGGTCGGCCGTGACGAAGCACTGGGCCGTGTACGCGTGGGCGATGGTGCGGATCGCGTTGGTGGCGAGGCCTTGCTGCTCCATGCGGTCGAGGTAGTCGCCCCCGTCCTGGCCGATGGTGCCCATGATGAGCGGCTCGCCGCCCAGCAGCTTCAGGTTGTAGGCGATGTTGACGGCGCAGCCGCCGTATTCCGTGCGCAAGGTCGGCACGAGGAACGAGACGTTCACGCGGTGCAGCTGGTCGGCCAGCAGGGTTTCGCCGAAACGGCCATGGTATTGCATGATCTTGTCGAAGGCGATCGAGCCGCAGATCAGCGAGGTCTTGGTCATTGGAAGTCTCAAGGATAGAAAACGAAAGTGTGATAGCCGGACGGCTGCAGGCCATCCAGCGTGAAATGCAGCGTGACCGGTTGCTCCGAATGCGGGCCGAAACCGCTGGCCGGCGACGTGCCGCGCGGCAGGTAGTCGGCGGGCGCCAGCACCCGGCGCAGCACCGGCTTGTCGCTGGCGTCGGTCAGCTCGAGCTCGATGCTGGGCCAGGCCAGCACGAGGCTGCCCTGGTTGCGCAGCAGCGTATTGAGTGCGTACGTGTTCGGGCCGAGCGTGGTCAGTTCGCCCGTCTCGATGACGAGGTTCTCGGCCTGCGCGGGCAGCTCCACGCGGCAGCCCAGGACAGCGCACGCGGCCCCCAGCGCCGGTTTCAGGCCCGGATGCTGCGCGGCCAGCGTGTTGCGGAAGCCCAGTACCGCCTGGGCCAGCAGCATGAGGAGCAGCACGACGGCACCCGCCGCCATCAGCATGCGCTGCGTGCGGCCCATGCGTTCCTGGCGGCGGCTGCGCTTGACGAACTCCGGCTCGTCGGTATCGCCCTCGGCCGCGAGGCGCAGCTTCGGCGGTTCGATCTTCGTCGGCGTCAGCTTGGACCGCCGTCCGCGCGCTTCGGTGGCACGCGCGGCCTTGCTGCGCGCCGGCTTCACCACGGGCGGGATCATCGCCGGTGCCGGCGCGGGCGGTTCGCTCGCGGCCGATGCGCGCAGCGGCAGGAAGGGCGGGGCGTCGGATGGCGGCGCGGGCGGTTCAGGGACGGGCTCGGGTTGCGGCTCCGGCTCCGGTTCCGGCTCCGGCTCCGCTTCAGGTTCGTAGTCCGGCAGCGGCTGGGCGACGATTTCCTCGGTCACCGGCAGGTCGAAACTCGGTTCGATGCGGTCGGCGGGCGCGTACGCGCTTGCAGGCGGCGGTTCGGCGACGACGTCTTCGGCGGGCTCGGGCTCGGGCTCCGGTTCGGTATCGGGCGCCGCGTGGACCACCGCTTCCAGTTGCGGTTCGACGCGGTCCGCGGGGGCGTAGTCCGCCGCAACCGGCGCTTCGACTGCGGCCGTTTCCGGCGCTTCCTCGGCCTCGGGCGCGCGTCGCCACACGTGCGCGCGCGGGGGCTCGGGCACGTCGTCGGCAGGCTTCGGCAGGATGCCGAGCGGATCGAAGGTGTGGTCGAAGTCGAGGGTGTAGACGGGCAGCGCGTCGTCTTCCTGGACGGGCGCCGGCGTGGCCGGCTTGTCCAGGTCGATCAGGTGGGCGTTGCCGTCAAAGATGCGCTGGCAAGACCCGCAGCGGACGATGCCGCCGCGGAGCTTGAGCTGGTCCGCGGCGACGCGGAACGTGGTGTGGCAATGCGGGCACTGGGTGGCGAGCGCCATGCCTTATTTGCTGCCGTCGGCCGTAGCACGTGCTCCCGGTGCAGACGCCGCGCCGAGCTGCCCGTGGAGGGCGACCCAGCCGTCCAACTCGGCCCAGACGCCCAGCTTGATGAAAGGTGCGTACGCGGCAGCCACTTCCTCGGCCTGGCGCGCCAGCACGCCCGACAGGATCAGGAAACCGCCGTCGGCCACGCGTCCCGACAGCATCGGCGCCATCAGCTTCAATGGGCTCGACAGGATGTTCGCGACGACGATGTCGAAACGTTCGTTGCCGTGCGTGGAGGCGACGAAGTCGTCCGGCACGTAGAAGTCGATCTCGCAGCGGTTGCGTTCCGCGTTCAGCTTCGCCGATTCGATCGCCTGCTCGTCGATGTCGACACCCGTGACGTCCGCCGCGCCGAGCTTCTTCGCGACCATCGCGAGGATGCCCGAGCCGCAGCCGTAGTCCAGCACGGATTTGCCGGGCGCCGGGTGGGCTTCCAGCCATTCCATGCACAGGCGCGTGGTCGGATGGCTGCCCGTGCCGAATGCGAGGCCGGGGTCGACTTCGAGGATCAGCGCATCGGGATCCGGGGCTTCGTGCCAGCTCGGCACGACCCAGATGTTCTTGCCGATGTGGATCGGCTCGAACTGCGATTGCGTGAGGCGCACCCAGTCGGCGTCCGCGACGGGACGCGTCGCGAACGCGGGCGCCTGCTGCAAGCCGATGGCGGCCGCAGCTTCTGCCACGATCGCGCCCTGGTCGGCATCCTCGTCCGTCAGCGCGACGACGCGGCTGTGGTCCCAGGCGGCTTCCTTGGGCACCATGCCCGGTTCGCCGAACAGGGGTTTTTCCGCGTCCGTGCCTTCGTCCGCGTCTTCCACCGAGACCGACAGCGCGCCCGCTTCCATCAGGGCGTCGGAGAGCCCCTCGGCATGCTCGCGTGCGATCTCGATGATGACTTCGGTCCAACTCATTGTTCGGCCTCGGCTTTGGCGCCGATCGCGCCATCCTTCGGCAGGTCCGGCTTGTGGGCCAGCTTCTGCTCCAGGTAGTGGATGTTGGTGCCGCCTTCGATGAAGCGGGCGTCGACCATCAGTTCGCGATGCAGCGGGATGTTGGTCAGGATACCCTCGACGACCATTTCCGACAACGCGATCTGCATGCGGCGGATCGCCTGGTCGCGCGTGGCGCCGTAGGCGATGACCTTGCCGATCATCGAGTCGTAGTGCGGCGGCACGTAGTAACCGGCATACGAATGCGAATCGACGCGGATGCCGGGGCCGCCCGGCGGGTGCCAGCCGGTGATGCGGCCCGGCGACGGCGTGAACTTGAACGGGTCTTCCGCGTTGATGCGGCACTCGATCGCATGGCCCGACAGCATGATGTCGCGCTGGCGGAAGCGCAGGCGCTCGCCGCAGGCGATGCGGATCTGTTCCTGCACGATGTCGATGCCGGTGATCATTTCGGTGACCGGGTGTTCGACCTGCACGCGGGTGTTCATCTCGATGAAGTAGAACTCGCCGTTCTCGTACAGGAATTCGAACGTGCCGGCGCCGCGGTAGCCGATCTTGCGGCACGCTTCGGCGCAGCGGTCGCCGATCTTCTCGATCAGCTTGCGCGGGATGCCCGGTGCCGGCGCTTCCTCGATGACCTTCTGGTGGCGGCGCTGCATGGAGCAGTCGCGCTCGCCCAGCCAGACGGCCTGCTTGTGCTCGTCGGCGAGGATCTGGATTTCCACGTGGCGCGGATTCTCCAGGTACTTCTCCATATAGACTTCCGGATTGCCGAACGCGGTGCCGGCTTCGGTCTTGGTCATCGCGACGGCGTTCAGCAGCGCGGCTTCCGTGTGCACGACGCGCATGCCGCGGCCGCCGCCGCCGCCGGCGGCCTTGATGATCACCGGGTAGCCGACGCGGCGCGCGGTCTGGATGATCTCTTTCGGATCGTCGGGCAGGGCGCCGTCCGAACCGGGCACGCACGGCACGCCGGCGCGGATCATGGCCTGCTTGGCCGCGACCTTGTCGCCCATGATGCGGATCGATTCCGGACGGGGGCCGATGAACACGAAGCCCGATTTTTCGACGCGTTCGGCGAAGTCGGCGTTTTCCGACAGGAAGCCGTAGCCGGGGTGGATCGCTTCGGCGTCCGTGACTTCCGCCGCGCTGATGATCGCCGGCATGCTCAGGTAGCTTTGTGCGGACGGAGCCGGGCCGATACAGACGGACTCGTCGGCCAGCTTCACGTACTTGGCGTCCTTGTCCGCCTCGGAGTGCACGACGACCGTCTTGATGCCCATCTCGCGGCAGGCGCGCTGGATACGCAACGCGATTTCACCACGGTTGGCGATTAGAATTTTTTCAAACATGGTAAGTTCGGTGTTTCTTTGAGTGCCGGCAGCATGCCGGGAGGGCGCGGTCGGACGACCGCGCCGGAGACGTTTAGCCGATCACGAACAGCGGCTGGCCGAATTCGACGGGCTGGCCGTTTTCCACCAGGATCTTGGTGATGGTGCCGGAGGCGTCGGCATCGATTTCATTCAGGAGCTTCATCGCTTCGATGATGCACAGGGTATCGCCTTCCTTCACGTTCGCGCCCACTTCGACGAATGCCGGAGCGCCCGGTGCCGAGGAACGGTAGAAGGTGCCGACCATCGGCGACTTGACGACGTGGCCGGTCGGTTCGGCCGGCGCGGCCGGGGCTGCCGCGGGCGCGGTTGCCGGCGCCGCCATGGCCGGAGTCGAGAATTGCTGGACGCCTTGCTGCGGCACCATGACCATCTGATTCTGCGGGATTGCCGAGGACTTGACGATGCGGACCTTGCTTTCGCCTTCGGTCACTTCGAGTTCGGCGATATCCGACTCGGCGACGAGGTCGATCAGTGTCTTGAGTTTTCTTAGATCCATGTGAAACCCCTTGGAATTATTTGTTTAAGAGCATACGGCGCGCCGGCGGTAGGTACTTACGCGCGAATGCGTGAAGTTGACGTAGATTAACGTTGTTTCAGCACGAAGTCGATGGCAAAGCGATATCCATCCGCTCCCAGCCCGCAGATCGTGCCCAGCGCGATCGCCGACAGGAAGGAGTGGTGCCGGAATTCCTCGCGCTTGTAAATATTAGAGATGTGCACTTCCACGAACGGAATGTCCACCCCCGCCAGCGCATCGCGCAGCGCTACGCTGGTATGGGTCAAACCGCCCGGGTTGATGACGATCGCGTCCACGCCTTCCTGGCGGGCAGCGTGGATACGGTCGATCAGCGCGCCTTCATGGTTGCTTTGGAAACAGACGATCTCCGCCCCGGCTTCCCGTGCCTGGGCGGTGGCGGCCTGCTCGATGTCGGCGAGCGTCGTCGCGCCGTACACCGCAGGCTCACGTGTCCCCAGTAAATTCAAATTGGGGCCATTGAGCAGCAGTAGCTTTTTCGCCATATAAAACCGTCTGTTTGCCCGAAAGACAGGCATTTTGCCGCCAACGTTACGTGTTGGCAAGCGATAAAAAGAAGTCGGAAAATAAGTGAACGACCGTTCACTGAAACTACAACTTGGCCAGGTCGGCGCGTACCTGATCGAACTTCAGACGGCCCAGGTAAGTCTTGCGGACCTGCCCATCTGCGCCGATCAGCACCGTAAATGGCAGCCCACCGTTCGCGTTGCCGAGGCCGCGCGCGAGGTCGGTGCCACCCATGCCGCCTATGTACAGTGGGTAGGAAATCTTGATTTTGCGGGCAAACTCGGCGAGATTCGTGGGGGAATCGATGCCGATGCCGATCACATTGAAATGCTTGCCGCCGTCCTTGGCCGCCAGTTCGGACAGTTCCGGCATCTCCGACACGCACGGCGCGCACCACGATGCCCAGAAGTTCACGAGCAGCGGCTTGCCCTTCCACTGGGCGAGGGGCTGCGGCTTGCCGGCCAGGTCGTTCAGCGAGGTTGCATACAGATTCGTCACCGCCGTGTGCGGACGGCCGTCCGTGGGCGAATACGTTGTCGTCAGCGGACCTTTGGCATCCTGCTTGACGCCGGCAATGGCGCCGAGCACGGTAAAGGCGGCGGCCAAGATCACATAGCCGGCCAGGTGTTTCTTATTCATCTTGTTCGAGAGAGTCGTTATTCATCAAAGTATGGAGCGTGGCGGCATCTGCGCGCTGCAGACTGCCGTCGGCACGGGGTTTTAATGCACCGCGTAAATCGTTCAAGTCATAGAGCTCGGCGTGCACCATTTCTTTTTGCCACATAAAGCTTACCGTTTCTACCGGATCGTGGCGTCCCCCTTTGAAGTGGGGAGTTTCCGAGATCTCGATATTGACGTTGCGG includes:
- the aroQ gene encoding type II 3-dehydroquinate dehydratase; the protein is MAKKLLLLNGPNLNLLGTREPAVYGATTLADIEQAATAQAREAGAEIVCFQSNHEGALIDRIHAARQEGVDAIVINPGGLTHTSVALRDALAGVDIPFVEVHISNIYKREEFRHHSFLSAIALGTICGLGADGYRFAIDFVLKQR
- a CDS encoding DUF3426 domain-containing protein — encoded protein: MALATQCPHCHTTFRVAADQLKLRGGIVRCGSCQRIFDGNAHLIDLDKPATPAPVQEDDALPVYTLDFDHTFDPLGILPKPADDVPEPPRAHVWRRAPEAEEAPETAAVEAPVAADYAPADRVEPQLEAVVHAAPDTEPEPEPEPAEDVVAEPPPASAYAPADRIEPSFDLPVTEEIVAQPLPDYEPEAEPEPEPEPEPQPEPVPEPPAPPSDAPPFLPLRASAASEPPAPAPAMIPPVVKPARSKAARATEARGRRSKLTPTKIEPPKLRLAAEGDTDEPEFVKRSRRQERMGRTQRMLMAAGAVVLLLMLLAQAVLGFRNTLAAQHPGLKPALGAACAVLGCRVELPAQAENLVIETGELTTLGPNTYALNTLLRNQGSLVLAWPSIELELTDASDKPVLRRVLAPADYLPRGTSPASGFGPHSEQPVTLHFTLDGLQPSGYHTFVFYP
- a CDS encoding TlpA family protein disulfide reductase, with amino-acid sequence MNKKHLAGYVILAAAFTVLGAIAGVKQDAKGPLTTTYSPTDGRPHTAVTNLYATSLNDLAGKPQPLAQWKGKPLLVNFWASWCAPCVSEMPELSELAAKDGGKHFNVIGIGIDSPTNLAEFARKIKISYPLYIGGMGGTDLARGLGNANGGLPFTVLIGADGQVRKTYLGRLKFDQVRADLAKL
- a CDS encoding YggT family protein, whose product is MLPILKLIVDTAAGVLGGVLLLRFWMQVTRVRPPASIAQFTFTLSDWLVRPLRRIVPGAGGYDWASLLGAFLVVLVASSILLLAGTSGQAVVLIAVVRLLDWILYGFMGLLIIEVIFSWVNPHAPLAPFVHALNDPLLRPLRRVIPPVGGLDLSVLVAFILIQIAQYLLRQVFYI
- the accB gene encoding acetyl-CoA carboxylase biotin carboxyl carrier protein, with product MDLRKLKTLIDLVAESDIAELEVTEGESKVRIVKSSAIPQNQMVMVPQQGVQQFSTPAMAAPATAPAAAPAAPAEPTGHVVKSPMVGTFYRSSAPGAPAFVEVGANVKEGDTLCIIEAMKLLNEIDADASGTITKILVENGQPVEFGQPLFVIG
- the prmA gene encoding 50S ribosomal protein L11 methyltransferase, which codes for MSWTEVIIEIAREHAEGLSDALMEAGALSVSVEDADEGTDAEKPLFGEPGMVPKEAAWDHSRVVALTDEDADQGAIVAEAAAAIGLQQAPAFATRPVADADWVRLTQSQFEPIHIGKNIWVVPSWHEAPDPDALILEVDPGLAFGTGSHPTTRLCMEWLEAHPAPGKSVLDYGCGSGILAMVAKKLGAADVTGVDIDEQAIESAKLNAERNRCEIDFYVPDDFVASTHGNERFDIVVANILSSPLKLMAPMLSGRVADGGFLILSGVLARQAEEVAAAYAPFIKLGVWAELDGWVALHGQLGAASAPGARATADGSK
- the accC gene encoding acetyl-CoA carboxylase biotin carboxylase subunit, with protein sequence MFEKILIANRGEIALRIQRACREMGIKTVVVHSEADKDAKYVKLADESVCIGPAPSAQSYLSMPAIISAAEVTDAEAIHPGYGFLSENADFAERVEKSGFVFIGPRPESIRIMGDKVAAKQAMIRAGVPCVPGSDGALPDDPKEIIQTARRVGYPVIIKAAGGGGGRGMRVVHTEAALLNAVAMTKTEAGTAFGNPEVYMEKYLENPRHVEIQILADEHKQAVWLGERDCSMQRRHQKVIEEAPAPGIPRKLIEKIGDRCAEACRKIGYRGAGTFEFLYENGEFYFIEMNTRVQVEHPVTEMITGIDIVQEQIRIACGERLRFRQRDIMLSGHAIECRINAEDPFKFTPSPGRITGWHPPGGPGIRVDSHSYAGYYVPPHYDSMIGKVIAYGATRDQAIRRMQIALSEMVVEGILTNIPLHRELMVDARFIEGGTNIHYLEQKLAHKPDLPKDGAIGAKAEAEQ
- a CDS encoding carbohydrate kinase family protein; the protein is MTKTSLICGSIAFDKIMQYHGRFGETLLADQLHRVNVSFLVPTLRTEYGGCAVNIAYNLKLLGGEPLIMGTIGQDGGDYLDRMEQQGLATNAIRTIAHAYTAQCFVTADLDGNQINAFHPGAMQFSHENSLADYLPLRVAIVAPDGRDGMIKHARDCAERGVPFIFDPGQQLPMFNGDELLAFIGQASYLACNDYEFEMVMDRTGLPLQDIAARLDALIVTRGEHGSDIYAGGEHHKIPAVPAASVVDPTGCGDAYRAGLLFGIANDLDWPTTGRLASLLGAIKIAHQGGQNHSFTPSEIADKFEAAFGYRF